One Carassius auratus strain Wakin chromosome 3, ASM336829v1, whole genome shotgun sequence genomic region harbors:
- the LOC113054336 gene encoding G-protein-signaling modulator 1-like has product MEAFMIKDPKDGNVLKTNFDQFCSMVSRAHSFRKRNPPKMSLTPGAQDSMRRSSFSPRATAEPDTYNTLTTRSASFSPISDKDRMDCESLQREQDQLLCLVSQAQNGRMDEQRCSINPLSRRHMENSQSDQDVEKFFKLIANTQNRQLDDQRATLNRLPEIKSPPSMTAQDSDQLFSMISRIQGSRIDDQRCSAPKIHLGSPTPPKKSPSHPVSPTNRPSQSGSPTKSSRRSGTFSPDSEWKILSSFSNWCPAFRADGWMTNA; this is encoded by the exons ATGGAGGCATTCATGATCAAAGATCCTAAAGATGGAAATGTATTGAAGACAAACTTTGATCAGTTCTGTAGCATGGTCAGCAGAGCTCAT AGCTTCAGGAAACGCAATCCTCCAAAAATGAGCCTGACCCCTGGGGCCCAGGACTCTATGAGAAGATCAAGCTTCAGTCCTCGTGCTACTGCTGAACCGGACACTTATAACACACTCACAACCAGATCAGCCTCGTTCAGCCCTATATCAGACAAGGACAGAATGGACTGTGAAAGTCTTCAA CGTGAGCAGGACCAGCTGTTGTGTCTAGTTAGTCAAGCACAAAATGGACGTATGGATGAACAACGCTGCTCGATTAACCCTTTATCACGCAGACATATGGAGAACAGCCAGTCAG ATCAAGATGTTGAGAAGTTTTTTAAACTCATTGCTAACACCCAAAATCGGCAGTTAGATGACCAGCGGGCGACGCTTAACCGGTTACCAGAGATCAAATCGCCTCCTAGTATGACTGCTCAGGATTCAGATCAGCTCTTCAGCATGATCTCCAGAATACAG GGCTCTCGGATAGATGATCAGCGCTGCTCTGCTCCCAAAATCCACCTGGGGTCTCCCACCCCCCCAAAGAAGTCTCCTTCTCACCCTGTATCACCGACTAACCGTCCATCCCAATCAGGCTCACCCACTAAATCATCCCGGAGATCAGGAACATTCAGTCCTGACTCTGAG